In Dolichospermum flos-aquae CCAP 1403/13F, the following proteins share a genomic window:
- a CDS encoding TIGR03643 family protein: MKLPDLDAESIDRIIEMAWEDRTPFDVIEKQFGLLEKQVIALMRREMKSSSFRMWRERVTKRQTKHLEKREFIAGRFKSQNQKT; the protein is encoded by the coding sequence ATGAAATTACCTGACTTAGATGCTGAAAGCATAGATCGTATTATCGAAATGGCTTGGGAAGATCGGACACCATTTGATGTGATAGAAAAACAATTTGGACTCTTAGAAAAACAGGTAATTGCTCTCATGAGAAGAGAAATGAAATCATCGAGTTTCCGAATGTGGAGAGAAAGAGTTACCAAACGCCAAACTAAACATTTAGAAAAGAGAGAATTTATTGCCGGTAGATTTAAATCCCAAAATCAGAAAACATAA
- a CDS encoding SirB1 family protein translates to MNFSLARQYFYQEIQQPDEDINLAKAALYIAQEEYPDIDPEEYLNALDTMAMELEERLPSSRYPLRIIQSINQYLYEELGFYGNKIDYYDPRNSFFNDVIERKMGIPITLALVYIEVAKRIDFPMVGVGMPGHFLIRPDVEDIGIFVDAFNGGEVMFTQDCQERLSQIYQQEVMLKPEFLAVVTNRQFLARMLTNLKYIYLQQQDLERSLGIVERVLMLFPEASFELRDRGLLYYQLGQFSQAMEDLQIYLIKVPDAKDADVIRQLLAKLN, encoded by the coding sequence ATGAATTTCTCGTTAGCACGACAGTATTTTTACCAGGAGATTCAACAACCTGACGAGGATATCAATCTCGCAAAGGCAGCTTTATATATTGCCCAGGAAGAATATCCAGATATTGATCCTGAAGAATATTTAAATGCTCTTGATACAATGGCAATGGAGTTAGAGGAACGTTTGCCTTCTTCTCGCTATCCCCTGCGGATTATTCAAAGTATTAATCAATATTTATACGAAGAATTGGGTTTTTATGGTAATAAAATTGATTATTATGACCCGCGCAATAGTTTTTTTAATGATGTCATTGAACGGAAAATGGGAATTCCCATTACTTTGGCATTAGTTTATATAGAGGTGGCAAAACGGATTGATTTTCCCATGGTAGGGGTAGGAATGCCGGGACATTTCCTGATTCGTCCAGATGTGGAAGATATAGGCATTTTTGTGGATGCTTTTAATGGTGGAGAGGTGATGTTTACCCAAGACTGTCAAGAAAGGCTTTCACAAATTTATCAACAAGAGGTAATGCTAAAACCTGAATTTTTAGCAGTTGTGACTAATCGGCAATTTTTAGCTAGAATGTTGACTAATTTAAAATATATTTATCTTCAGCAGCAGGATTTAGAAAGAAGTTTGGGAATAGTAGAACGAGTTTTAATGTTATTTCCAGAAGCAAGTTTTGAATTAAGAGATAGGGGTTTGTTGTATTATCAACTGGGGCAGTTTTCTCAAGCTATGGAAGATTTACAAATTTATTTAATTAAAGTTCCTGATGCTAAAGATGCCGATGTTATTCGTCAATTACTTGCTAAGTTAAATTAG
- a CDS encoding GTP-binding protein: MNTLPESIPNWEEELDNVIFTFDDIQAELNYKQAKTALKNLVNNLDLSAAEKSGLEAEINDLEIMLDKLESMVVQIAAFGMVGRGKSSLLNALVGQEVFITGPLHGVTRDAQTVNWSISEEALGTLKATLPSNSQSQVELIDTPGLDEVDGETRAALAEQIAKQADLILFVISGDMTKIEQIALSQLREVGKPIILVFNKVDQYPETDRMTIYEKIRDDRVRELLSPAEIVMSAASPLVKIAEQNPDGSRSVKLQKGKSQVDELKLKILEILHHEGKALVALNTMLYADNVNQQLVQRKLIIREENANQLIWKAVITKALAIALNPVTVVDILSAVIIDISLILGLSKLYGIPMTETGAVKLLQKIALSMGGIGASELLANLGLSGLKTLLGVSTTATAGMTIGPYLSIAITQAGVAGVSSYSIGQVTKAYLANGATWGPDGPKAVVSQILSTLNETSILNRIKDELLIKVRRRKKSEI; encoded by the coding sequence ATGAATACTTTACCCGAATCCATCCCCAATTGGGAAGAAGAACTAGATAACGTCATTTTTACCTTTGATGATATTCAAGCCGAACTTAACTATAAACAAGCCAAAACCGCACTCAAAAACTTAGTGAATAATCTTGATCTTTCTGCTGCGGAAAAATCAGGTTTAGAAGCAGAAATTAATGATTTAGAAATCATGCTAGATAAACTGGAAAGCATGGTAGTACAAATTGCAGCTTTTGGGATGGTAGGACGGGGTAAATCTTCTCTTCTCAATGCTTTGGTTGGTCAAGAAGTCTTTATTACTGGTCCATTACATGGTGTTACTCGTGATGCACAAACAGTAAATTGGAGTATTAGTGAAGAAGCTTTAGGAACTTTAAAAGCCACATTACCCAGCAATAGCCAATCCCAAGTCGAATTAATTGATACTCCTGGATTAGATGAAGTAGACGGTGAAACTCGCGCAGCTTTAGCTGAACAAATCGCTAAACAAGCCGATTTAATTCTCTTTGTTATTTCTGGAGACATGACCAAGATTGAACAAATAGCTTTATCGCAATTGCGAGAAGTAGGTAAACCGATAATTTTAGTCTTTAATAAAGTTGATCAATATCCCGAAACTGACCGCATGACAATTTACGAAAAAATTCGAGATGATAGAGTGCGGGAATTACTTTCACCCGCAGAAATAGTCATGTCCGCAGCTTCACCATTGGTCAAAATTGCCGAACAAAATCCTGATGGTTCTAGGAGTGTAAAATTGCAAAAAGGTAAATCCCAAGTTGATGAATTAAAATTGAAAATATTGGAAATTCTCCACCATGAAGGGAAGGCTTTAGTGGCTTTGAATACGATGCTTTATGCTGATAATGTCAATCAGCAGTTGGTACAGCGTAAACTAATAATTAGGGAAGAAAATGCTAATCAGTTAATTTGGAAAGCAGTCATCACAAAAGCATTAGCGATCGCTCTCAATCCTGTTACAGTAGTTGATATATTAAGTGCCGTAATTATAGATATCTCCTTAATCTTAGGTTTATCCAAACTTTACGGTATCCCTATGACCGAAACCGGTGCTGTGAAATTACTCCAAAAAATCGCCCTGAGTATGGGTGGTATCGGTGCTAGTGAACTATTAGCAAATTTGGGTTTAAGTGGTTTAAAAACCCTCCTTGGTGTCTCTACAACAGCAACAGCAGGAATGACAATTGGACCCTATTTATCCATAGCCATAACTCAAGCAGGAGTAGCTGGTGTCTCTTCATACAGTATTGGCCAAGTTACCAAAGCCTATTTAGCCAATGGTGCGACCTGGGGACCAGATGGACCAAAAGCAGTAGTTAGTCAAATTTTATCAACTTTAAATGAAACTTCTATTTTAAACCGCATTAAAGATGAATTACTGATTAAAGTTAGACGCAGAAAAAAATCTGAAATCTGA
- a CDS encoding ABC transporter ATP-binding protein encodes MDNTFTITDTSIPQSASPSGIIRLENIFKVYGIGEIEVKALNNVNLVIEVGEYCSIMGPSGSGKSTAMNIIGCLDRPSDGNYYLDNLNVAQMSDTELAHIRNKKLGFVFQQFHLLNQLTALENVMLPMVYAGVKPGERKDRATSALIKVGLEKRLNNKPTQLSGGQQQRVAIARAIVNNPVVLLADEPTGALDSHTTQEVLDLFNELNSSGITVVIVTHESEVARQTKRIVWFRDGEVVHSHLTPNELHEVVIS; translated from the coding sequence GTGGATAATACTTTTACGATAACTGACACAAGTATTCCCCAATCTGCATCGCCATCAGGAATTATTCGGCTGGAAAATATTTTCAAAGTTTATGGAATTGGAGAAATAGAAGTTAAAGCACTGAATAATGTAAATTTAGTCATAGAAGTAGGTGAATACTGTTCGATCATGGGTCCTTCTGGTTCGGGTAAATCCACAGCCATGAATATTATCGGTTGTTTGGATCGTCCCAGTGACGGAAATTATTATTTAGATAATTTGAATGTCGCCCAAATGAGTGATACTGAATTGGCGCATATTCGTAATAAAAAACTAGGTTTTGTCTTTCAACAATTCCATTTATTAAATCAATTAACGGCTCTAGAAAATGTCATGTTACCAATGGTGTATGCTGGCGTTAAACCTGGGGAAAGAAAAGATCGCGCGACATCTGCATTAATCAAAGTCGGTTTAGAAAAACGCCTCAATAACAAACCTACCCAATTATCAGGAGGACAACAACAAAGAGTAGCAATTGCTCGCGCCATTGTCAACAATCCCGTCGTTCTCCTCGCAGATGAACCCACCGGCGCACTTGATTCTCACACCACCCAGGAAGTATTAGACCTGTTTAATGAACTTAATAGCAGTGGTATCACCGTTGTTATTGTCACCCATGAATCAGAAGTTGCGCGTCAAACGAAGCGGATTGTTTGGTTTCGTGATGGTGAAGTTGTTCATTCTCATCTTACTCCCAATGAATTACATGAGGTTGTTATATCTTAG
- a CDS encoding ABC transporter permease, protein MDILESVKMATTTLLANKLRSSLTMLGIIIGNASVIAMIGIGEGAQTLAAKQFASLGPNTLFIVPGSPGSRGRVTTMPRTLVLQDAKAIAKQVRAVKEVAPEINNRSTITYRNRNTTSTVIGTTANYITVRSFEIKEGRFFNDFDIKRNKRVAVLAPDLANKLFDNQNPVGQKIRIQNTTFQVIGLTVAKGSSFGSNSDDTVFIPINTMFSRLVGRTSPFGINVSLISVSAQDENSISAAEFQMTNLLRRRHKIVREDDFTIQSQKNILEITNTITSGLTLMLAAVASISLFVGGIGIMNIMLVSVTERTQEIGLRKAIGATQEDILLQFMIEAVILSVAGGVIGIALGGGSIILVGILTPLQAAISPSAVLLAASVSGGIGLFFGVVPARRAAQLDPMVALRTA, encoded by the coding sequence ATGGACATTTTAGAAAGTGTAAAAATGGCAACTACTACCTTATTAGCTAATAAGTTGCGAAGTAGTTTAACTATGTTGGGAATTATTATTGGCAATGCTTCCGTTATTGCCATGATTGGCATTGGAGAAGGCGCACAAACACTGGCAGCTAAGCAATTTGCATCATTAGGACCGAATACCCTATTTATTGTCCCTGGGAGTCCAGGTAGTCGGGGAAGGGTGACAACAATGCCCAGAACTTTAGTTTTACAAGATGCTAAAGCGATCGCTAAACAAGTGCGTGCAGTTAAAGAAGTTGCTCCAGAAATTAATAACAGAAGCACAATTACTTATAGAAATAGAAATACAACTAGTACAGTTATTGGCACTACTGCTAATTATATAACAGTTCGTAGTTTTGAAATTAAAGAAGGCAGGTTTTTTAATGACTTCGATATTAAACGTAATAAGAGAGTAGCAGTATTAGCTCCAGATTTAGCCAACAAACTCTTTGATAATCAAAATCCTGTTGGTCAAAAAATCCGCATTCAAAATACTACTTTTCAGGTGATTGGCTTAACAGTAGCTAAAGGTTCTTCCTTTGGCAGTAACAGTGATGATACAGTTTTTATTCCTATCAACACTATGTTTAGTCGGTTAGTGGGGAGAACATCCCCTTTTGGTATTAATGTTTCTTTAATTTCTGTATCTGCTCAAGATGAAAATAGCATCTCAGCAGCAGAATTTCAAATGACAAATTTACTCCGTCGTCGGCACAAAATTGTCCGTGAAGATGATTTTACTATTCAAAGCCAAAAAAATATCTTGGAAATTACCAATACAATTACCAGTGGCTTGACACTAATGTTAGCTGCGGTTGCTAGTATTTCCTTATTTGTGGGTGGGATTGGGATTATGAATATTATGCTAGTTTCTGTAACTGAACGTACTCAAGAAATTGGACTGCGTAAAGCTATTGGTGCAACTCAAGAAGATATTCTTTTGCAATTCATGATTGAAGCCGTGATATTATCAGTAGCTGGTGGTGTAATCGGTATTGCTTTAGGCGGTGGTAGTATTATTTTAGTGGGTATCCTTACCCCATTACAGGCGGCAATTTCACCAAGTGCAGTTTTATTAGCTGCTAGTGTTTCTGGTGGGATTGGTTTATTTTTTGGTGTAGTTCCTGCCCGTCGTGCCGCTCAACTTGACCCAATGGTAGCACTGAGAACCGCGTAA
- a CDS encoding efflux RND transporter periplasmic adaptor subunit, with protein sequence MIFYIEIPLIGKKVKYPFRWLMGLIASGVLIVGTTATIQTIQQKNKPLDVTKLTVPVEAKSVTVRITASGKVQPVQSVNISPKSPGLLADLNVEQGDTVKQGQIIARMDNSEIKMRILQYQANLAQAKAQLAESEAGSRPEEIAQAKARVDQAQAQLAIIRDGNRLQEIQQAQAQVDSAKASVALTQSRVKRYQDLAKDGAISQDSLEQYVSENSKAKANLEEAQRRLSLLKVGNRNQDIQKQAAIVNQEKEGLRKLENGNRPQEIARLKAAVASAEAQLKQQQVQLEDTIIRAPFSGIVTQRYATVGGYVSPAISASNNASATSTSIVALAKGLEVLANVPEVDISQIKQQQKVEITIDAYPEEVFQGQVRLIAPEAVVDQNVTSFQVRVAINTGTEKLRSGMNVSEVTFLGNNIKDALLIPQELIVTQKGKTGVWLLGEKNKPQFRLVTIGANIDNQIQVLDGLKAGDRVFIDLPKTKEKEKIEQGKENKK encoded by the coding sequence ATGATTTTTTACATAGAAATTCCCTTAATTGGCAAAAAAGTTAAATATCCATTCCGTTGGTTAATGGGTTTAATAGCTAGTGGTGTTTTAATTGTGGGAACAACAGCCACTATTCAAACCATCCAGCAAAAAAATAAACCGCTAGATGTGACTAAATTAACTGTTCCTGTAGAGGCAAAAAGTGTAACTGTCCGCATTACTGCTAGTGGGAAAGTCCAACCAGTTCAAAGTGTAAATATTAGTCCTAAAAGTCCAGGACTTTTGGCAGATTTAAATGTGGAACAGGGAGATACTGTCAAGCAAGGACAAATAATTGCTCGCATGGATAATTCGGAAATTAAAATGCGAATTCTCCAGTACCAAGCTAATTTAGCACAAGCAAAGGCACAATTAGCAGAAAGCGAAGCCGGCAGTCGTCCCGAAGAAATTGCCCAAGCAAAAGCCCGTGTAGACCAAGCACAGGCACAATTAGCGATTATTCGAGATGGTAATCGGTTACAAGAAATTCAACAAGCACAGGCTCAAGTTGACTCGGCAAAAGCTTCTGTGGCACTTACCCAATCCAGAGTCAAACGTTATCAAGATTTAGCTAAAGATGGGGCTATTTCCCAAGATAGTTTAGAACAATATGTCAGTGAAAATAGTAAAGCTAAGGCTAATTTAGAAGAAGCACAACGCCGATTATCTTTACTGAAAGTGGGCAACCGCAACCAAGATATTCAAAAGCAAGCAGCAATTGTTAATCAGGAAAAGGAAGGATTACGAAAATTAGAAAATGGTAATCGTCCCCAAGAAATTGCTAGATTAAAAGCAGCAGTAGCTAGTGCGGAAGCTCAGTTAAAACAACAACAAGTTCAATTAGAAGATACAATTATTCGCGCTCCTTTTTCGGGAATTGTCACTCAGAGATATGCGACGGTGGGAGGTTATGTTAGTCCAGCAATTTCCGCTTCTAATAATGCTTCTGCCACTTCAACTTCTATAGTAGCTTTGGCAAAAGGTTTAGAAGTTTTAGCAAATGTTCCTGAAGTAGATATATCCCAAATTAAACAGCAACAAAAAGTGGAAATTACCATTGATGCCTATCCTGAAGAAGTTTTTCAGGGACAGGTACGTTTGATTGCTCCCGAAGCGGTAGTTGATCAAAATGTCACATCATTTCAGGTGCGCGTGGCGATTAACACGGGGACTGAAAAACTGCGTTCAGGGATGAATGTCAGTGAAGTCACATTTCTTGGCAATAATATCAAAGATGCGCTGTTAATACCCCAGGAATTAATTGTTACCCAAAAGGGAAAAACTGGCGTGTGGTTATTAGGTGAAAAAAATAAACCTCAATTTCGTCTTGTGACAATTGGCGCGAATATTGATAACCAAATTCAGGTTTTAGATGGTCTTAAAGCCGGAGATCGGGTATTTATTGATCTGCCTAAAACGAAGGAAAAAGAGAAAATAGAACAGGGAAAAGAAAATAAAAAATAA
- a CDS encoding sigma factor-like helix-turn-helix DNA-binding protein, whose protein sequence is MQIPHFPEANHPLVKSLFHHSDQELLSLFQQYPDYGKYFTVIFCRYSPIVYTLIRHSARSPVQADYLFALIWRNIYYELGGLNLNQAATETESLTLQNWLINITAFHINEIKLPPTEAIHYSLKDTSPPLWCYVEQALDQLPPRSRLIVLMAQTFHWSETRIAAYLQAEGEQISPAEVASSLQEGYLMLEDKLPADIRAIYLGEAGI, encoded by the coding sequence GTGCAAATTCCCCACTTTCCCGAAGCTAATCACCCATTGGTGAAGTCGCTATTTCATCACAGTGATCAAGAACTACTGAGTCTATTTCAGCAATATCCTGATTATGGCAAGTATTTTACGGTGATTTTCTGCCGTTATAGCCCCATAGTTTACACCTTAATTCGGCATTCAGCGCGATCGCCTGTGCAAGCTGATTATTTGTTTGCTCTGATTTGGCGCAATATATATTATGAACTAGGTGGACTGAATTTAAACCAAGCAGCGACAGAGACGGAATCTTTAACCTTACAAAATTGGTTAATTAATATCACGGCATTCCATATTAATGAGATTAAACTACCACCCACAGAAGCTATTCATTATTCTCTCAAGGATACATCACCACCGCTATGGTGCTATGTAGAACAGGCATTAGATCAACTCCCACCAAGATCACGATTAATCGTCTTAATGGCACAAACTTTCCACTGGAGTGAAACCAGAATTGCTGCATATTTGCAAGCTGAAGGAGAACAAATTTCCCCCGCTGAAGTAGCAAGTTCTCTCCAGGAAGGTTATCTGATGCTAGAAGATAAATTACCTGCTGATATTCGGGCTATTTACTTAGGCGAAGCTGGGATTTAG
- a CDS encoding glyoxalase-like domain protein, producing the protein MVIEASSLMFLPSPLTFGSFLPSLPLDSLFSTQGIMIMLLAAYAGAMWMFLSSAPKVYTVMVSDLEVARQLYAGLLDLPVAEVPLHYYYNYEQTIGATGIDPLYMSASPSWSNNTMNNGNDGLWYQLKKNTQLHIITGASLGKKDQHRHVCFDHDCLELILMRVEVRGLKFKIRNQKPLNFLVKDYQGRVIEMAEVAN; encoded by the coding sequence ATGGTTATAGAAGCTAGTTCCCTAATGTTCCTGCCAAGTCCACTAACTTTCGGCTCGTTTTTGCCTTCCCTGCCCTTGGATAGCCTGTTCTCCACCCAGGGGATTATGATTATGCTGCTGGCAGCTTACGCGGGCGCTATGTGGATGTTTTTGAGTAGCGCACCTAAAGTTTATACTGTCATGGTATCGGATTTAGAAGTTGCCCGACAGTTATATGCAGGTTTGCTAGATTTGCCAGTGGCGGAAGTCCCTTTGCACTATTATTACAACTACGAGCAAACTATCGGTGCAACAGGTATTGATCCGCTATATATGTCCGCTAGTCCCAGTTGGTCTAATAACACCATGAATAATGGTAATGACGGGCTGTGGTATCAACTCAAGAAAAATACTCAATTACATATTATCACTGGTGCAAGTTTAGGCAAAAAAGATCAGCATCGTCATGTTTGCTTTGATCATGATTGTCTAGAATTAATTTTAATGCGGGTAGAAGTCAGGGGTTTAAAGTTTAAAATTCGCAACCAAAAGCCTTTGAATTTTTTAGTTAAGGATTATCAAGGGCGCGTCATTGAAATGGCTGAAGTTGCTAATTAG